CTTCCCTTTTCTTCCTTACTGGATATTCTCCCTGCGCCTTGATTCTGAGAACAAGATAAGGTCCGTAAAAATAACCAAGCTTATGATACACAGTCTCAATGATGAAATTGTTCCCTTTAAACTGGGCAAAAAGCTTTACGATGCCGCGCCGGCACCAAAGGAGTTATTTGAAATTCGCGGGGGACATAATAGCTGCTTTTTTGATTCGCAGAATATCCTTAAAGAGAGGATGGGCGATTTTCTGGATAAGCTGATAAAATGATTTCATATAGCAAAATCGGCTACATTATTTTTATAGCAACTCTGCTTTTTATTGGTAAGGAGGATTTGAGTATGGCAAAGGCAAAAGAAATTCAATTACCGCAACCTATAACTAAAGGAATAATCTCCCTTGAAGAAGCGATTGCCAAAAGGCGTTCTCAGAGGTCCTTTAGCAAGAAAGAATTGACCTTATATCAGATTAGCCAATTACTCTGGGCAGCGCAAGGCATTACGGAAAGAAGGGGAGGTCATAGCTTGCGCAACGCTCCTTCTGCAGGTGCTTTATACCCAATGGAGATTTACGCACTTACCAAAGACGGCGTGTATCATTACCTTCCCGAGAGACATGCGCTTGAGGTTTTAAGCGAGGGTGATTTACGAGGCGATTTGTGTAACGCTAGCTTAGGTCAGAGTTCAGTTAGCGACGCTCCATTAGATATCGTCATCTGCGCAGTCTATGATAAGGTTACCTTTAAGTATGGGGAGC
This region of Candidatus Omnitrophota bacterium genomic DNA includes:
- a CDS encoding SagB/ThcOx family dehydrogenase — its product is MISYSKIGYIIFIATLLFIGKEDLSMAKAKEIQLPQPITKGIISLEEAIAKRRSQRSFSKKELTLYQISQLLWAAQGITERRGGHSLRNAPSAGALYPMEIYALTKDGVYHYLPERHALEVLSEGDLRGDLCNASLGQSSVSDAPLDIVICAVYDKVTFKYGERGKRYADIETGHIAQNIHLQAVALGLVSVPIGAFSDEEVKSILNLPADHVPLYIIPVGHSHP